In one window of Leifsonia sp. NPDC080035 DNA:
- a CDS encoding LacI family DNA-binding transcriptional regulator — protein MSRIGITDVAVEANVSPATVSRVINNRGIVAPETRRTVEEAMRRVGYTRGATGDLVALIVPGLIDPFFGLISEQLGLALSPLGMRALVCSAPAGSVQEFEFISSLSEAGIVGAVFVSASNTLDGADTSAVRLLEKRRTPFVCINGGFAGVSAPTLSTNDELAAEISVEHLWDLGHRRIGLIAGPVGNRPSDRRVRGFERAMTKRGGTPSVVRSHYSIEGGYSAASQLLESGTTAVVAASDDMALGTIRAARWLGLAVPDDVSVIGYDDAYPFEFVDPPLTTVRQPIDRLAKTVAPILSRLVRGDRMADGELLFDPELIPRASTAKPRDVA, from the coding sequence GTGAGCAGGATCGGCATCACGGACGTGGCCGTCGAGGCGAACGTCAGTCCCGCCACCGTCAGCAGGGTCATCAACAACCGCGGGATCGTCGCCCCCGAGACGCGGCGGACGGTCGAGGAGGCGATGCGCAGGGTCGGCTACACGCGTGGCGCCACGGGCGACCTCGTCGCACTGATCGTCCCCGGTCTCATCGACCCGTTCTTCGGGCTGATCTCGGAGCAGCTCGGTCTCGCCCTCTCGCCGCTCGGGATGCGCGCGCTGGTGTGCTCCGCTCCGGCCGGCTCCGTGCAGGAGTTCGAGTTCATCTCGTCGCTCTCCGAGGCGGGGATCGTCGGCGCGGTCTTCGTGTCGGCGAGCAACACGCTGGACGGCGCCGACACGTCGGCCGTGCGGCTGCTGGAGAAGCGGCGCACGCCCTTCGTGTGCATCAATGGCGGCTTCGCGGGGGTGTCGGCGCCGACGCTGTCCACCAACGACGAGCTGGCGGCGGAGATCTCTGTGGAGCACCTCTGGGACCTCGGTCACCGCCGCATCGGGCTGATCGCGGGGCCGGTCGGGAACCGGCCGAGCGACCGGCGCGTCCGCGGGTTCGAGCGCGCGATGACGAAGCGCGGCGGGACTCCGTCCGTCGTCCGCAGCCACTACTCGATCGAGGGCGGGTACTCCGCGGCGTCTCAGCTCCTCGAGTCGGGGACGACCGCCGTCGTGGCCGCGAGCGACGACATGGCGCTCGGCACGATCCGCGCCGCGCGCTGGCTCGGCCTCGCCGTTCCGGACGACGTCTCGGTCATCGGGTACGACGACGCGTACCCGTTCGAGTTCGTCGACCCGCCGCTCACCACGGTCCGCCAGCCCATAGACCGCCTCGCGAAGACGGTCGCGCCCATCCTGTCCCGGCTGGTGCGCGGCGACCGCATGGCGGACGGAGAGCTCCTGTTCGACCCCGAACTGATCCCCAGGGCGTCGACGGCGAAGCCTCGTGATGTCGCATGA
- a CDS encoding sugar ABC transporter substrate-binding protein: MRKRILAVAATAAAVAAALSGCSQGGDASGSGSTTITFAHWGNDQENATEQAMIAAFEKAHPDITVKANWVQNNYEQQLQTMIAGGTAPDVAQISNSSLGQFASTFAPVEVKGSDFYSENIAASMKFQGKYYAIPFTVKTKTMAVNKAVFEKAGVAVPSGTDPLNPDAYAKLATSLVSAGSPKTFGAAPLGFDQWLTIYGGSQFSADGKTCTYDSDAAVSAADQVIDAQSPDGYAPSQAEANGQDMFGWLTTGRVAMFPDFGPWSIAQLAQLPNSSDFALVPVPGKGSSMEIDGLAISSSSSQEKQAAAKTFATFMATDPAAQKLLTTAKSSLGLPVIEAAKASALAAAPDQNIAAFFSAVSQSTIAPSFSKTQSNINGTIETDLSTRTAVGSGHESPKKVLADLNTTCQKQLDAGE, from the coding sequence ATGAGGAAGCGAATCCTTGCGGTCGCGGCGACAGCCGCCGCCGTCGCAGCAGCACTCTCCGGCTGCAGCCAGGGCGGCGACGCCTCCGGCTCCGGTTCCACGACCATCACCTTCGCCCACTGGGGCAACGACCAGGAGAACGCCACCGAGCAGGCGATGATCGCCGCATTCGAGAAGGCGCATCCCGACATCACCGTGAAGGCGAACTGGGTGCAGAACAACTACGAGCAGCAGCTGCAGACGATGATCGCGGGCGGCACCGCCCCGGACGTCGCCCAGATCTCCAACTCGTCGCTCGGCCAGTTCGCCTCGACCTTCGCCCCGGTGGAGGTGAAGGGATCCGACTTCTACTCGGAGAACATCGCGGCGAGCATGAAGTTCCAGGGCAAGTACTACGCGATCCCGTTCACGGTGAAGACGAAGACGATGGCGGTCAACAAGGCGGTGTTCGAGAAGGCAGGGGTCGCCGTGCCGTCGGGCACCGATCCGCTGAACCCCGACGCCTACGCGAAGCTGGCGACGTCGCTCGTGAGCGCAGGCTCGCCGAAGACCTTCGGGGCGGCGCCCCTCGGCTTCGACCAGTGGCTGACGATCTACGGCGGCAGCCAGTTCAGCGCCGACGGCAAGACCTGCACCTACGACTCCGACGCGGCCGTCTCCGCCGCGGACCAGGTGATCGACGCGCAATCGCCGGACGGATATGCGCCCAGCCAGGCCGAGGCGAACGGGCAGGACATGTTTGGGTGGCTCACCACCGGCCGGGTCGCCATGTTCCCCGACTTCGGGCCGTGGAGCATCGCCCAACTGGCGCAGCTGCCGAACAGCTCCGACTTCGCGCTGGTGCCGGTGCCGGGCAAGGGCTCCTCGATGGAGATCGACGGACTCGCCATCTCCTCGTCCTCCAGTCAGGAGAAACAGGCGGCGGCGAAGACGTTCGCCACGTTCATGGCCACAGACCCTGCCGCGCAGAAGCTGCTCACCACGGCGAAGTCCTCGCTCGGACTGCCGGTGATCGAGGCGGCCAAGGCGAGCGCGCTCGCCGCCGCGCCCGACCAGAACATCGCCGCGTTCTTCTCGGCGGTGAGTCAGTCCACGATCGCACCGAGCTTCTCGAAGACGCAGTCGAACATCAACGGCACGATCGAGACCGATCTGAGCACCAGGACGGCCGTCGGTTCCGGCCATGAGTCCCCGAAGAAGGTGCTCGCCGACCTCAACACCACATGCCAGAAGCAGCTCGACGCCGGCGAGTGA
- the manD gene encoding D-mannonate dehydratase ManD has translation MIIDKADVIVTSPDRNFVTLKLTTDDGLTGLGDATLNGREQAVVAYLTEHVVPLLIGRDASRIEDTWQFLYRSAYWRRGPVTMAAIAAVDMALWDIKGKAAGMPVYQLLGGASRNGLLAYGHASGRDLPELFDSVNEHLEQGYRAIRIQSAVPGLKSIYGIASNATYEGNAGVRYDHEPAQRGGLPNEEDWDTRSYLRHIPTVFEAVRNEFGPELPLLHDGHHRMTPIQAAQLGKSLEPYDLFWLEDCTPAENQEALRLVRQHTTTPLAIGEIFNTVWDYQQIIREQLIDYVRSAVTHTGGISHLKKLLDYASQYQIKSGMHGPTDISPVGMAAAMHLGLAIHNFGIQEYMKHGAKTDSVFRQSFTWRDGFLHPGDEPGLGVELDVDEAGKYPYIRAYLPYNRLADGTVHDW, from the coding sequence ATGATCATCGACAAGGCCGACGTCATCGTCACGAGCCCCGACCGGAACTTCGTCACCCTCAAGCTGACGACCGACGACGGCCTGACCGGCCTCGGCGATGCGACGCTGAACGGCCGCGAGCAGGCGGTCGTCGCCTACCTGACCGAGCACGTCGTGCCGCTGCTGATCGGCAGGGACGCGTCCCGCATCGAGGACACCTGGCAGTTCCTGTACCGCAGCGCGTACTGGCGGCGCGGCCCGGTGACGATGGCGGCGATCGCCGCGGTGGACATGGCGCTCTGGGACATCAAGGGCAAGGCGGCCGGGATGCCGGTCTACCAGCTGTTGGGCGGCGCCTCCCGCAACGGACTGCTCGCATACGGGCACGCGTCCGGCCGCGACCTGCCCGAGCTCTTCGACAGCGTGAACGAGCATCTGGAGCAGGGCTACCGGGCCATCCGCATCCAGTCGGCCGTGCCTGGCCTGAAGTCGATCTACGGCATCGCCTCCAACGCCACATACGAGGGCAACGCGGGCGTGCGCTACGACCACGAGCCGGCGCAGCGCGGCGGCCTGCCGAACGAGGAGGACTGGGACACCCGCTCCTACCTGCGGCACATCCCGACGGTGTTCGAGGCGGTGCGGAACGAGTTCGGGCCGGAACTGCCGCTGCTGCACGACGGCCACCACCGGATGACGCCCATCCAGGCCGCGCAGCTCGGGAAGTCGTTGGAGCCGTACGACCTGTTCTGGCTGGAGGACTGCACCCCGGCCGAGAACCAGGAGGCGCTGCGCCTGGTCCGGCAGCACACCACCACCCCGCTCGCGATCGGGGAGATCTTCAACACGGTCTGGGACTACCAGCAGATCATCCGCGAGCAGCTGATCGACTACGTCCGTTCCGCGGTCACGCACACGGGAGGCATCAGTCACCTGAAGAAGCTGCTCGACTACGCCTCCCAGTACCAGATCAAGTCCGGCATGCACGGCCCGACCGACATCTCCCCGGTCGGGATGGCGGCGGCGATGCACCTGGGGCTCGCGATCCACAACTTCGGCATCCAGGAGTACATGAAGCACGGCGCGAAGACCGACAGCGTCTTCCGGCAGTCCTTCACCTGGAGGGACGGCTTCCTGCACCCCGGCGACGAGCCCGGCCTCGGCGTCGAGCTGGACGTGGACGAGGCGGGGAAGTACCCCTACATCCGCGCCTACCTGCCCTACAACCGGCTCGCGGACGGCACCGTCCACGACTGGTGA
- a CDS encoding carbohydrate ABC transporter permease: MSVDVIPIAQAPAQRTVSRRRTKPGEASRPRKAVSLIVLVVGSFVFAYPFLWMIATSLRTKQGVAEGGIGLFPLQWRFSNYAEALGAFPFWSYLLNSLLSTVIPVVGTVLVASLVGFALARIPARGAGVVFAIILATMLLPGEVTLVPQFILFKQLDMMNSLYPVILPVFFGSPFFIFLFRQFYLHLPASLVDAAIVDGAGWFRIWRSIFLPLSKPIIVATAVLQFIASWNNFVTPAIYLTSEQWKTLPVALAGFQSTNGTDTPLLMAASIVVVLPCIVIFFIAQKQIVGGVTFTGNR; this comes from the coding sequence GTGTCCGTTGATGTCATCCCGATCGCCCAGGCGCCGGCGCAGAGGACGGTGAGCCGGCGGAGGACGAAGCCCGGAGAGGCGTCGCGGCCGCGCAAGGCGGTGTCGCTGATCGTCCTGGTCGTCGGGTCGTTCGTGTTCGCCTACCCGTTCCTGTGGATGATCGCGACGTCGCTGCGCACCAAGCAGGGCGTCGCCGAGGGCGGGATCGGCCTGTTCCCGCTGCAGTGGCGGTTCTCGAACTACGCGGAGGCGCTCGGCGCGTTCCCGTTCTGGTCGTACCTGCTGAACTCCCTGCTCAGCACCGTGATCCCCGTCGTCGGCACCGTGCTCGTGGCATCCCTGGTCGGGTTCGCGCTCGCGCGCATCCCGGCCCGCGGCGCCGGTGTCGTCTTCGCGATCATCCTGGCGACCATGCTGCTGCCGGGGGAGGTGACGCTGGTGCCGCAGTTCATCCTGTTCAAGCAGCTGGACATGATGAACTCGCTGTACCCGGTGATCCTGCCGGTCTTCTTCGGGTCGCCGTTCTTCATCTTCCTGTTCCGGCAGTTCTATCTGCACCTGCCCGCGTCGCTCGTGGACGCGGCCATCGTCGACGGTGCGGGCTGGTTCCGCATCTGGCGCTCGATCTTCCTCCCGCTCTCGAAGCCGATCATCGTCGCGACCGCGGTGCTGCAGTTCATCGCCTCGTGGAACAACTTCGTCACGCCCGCGATCTACCTGACCAGTGAGCAGTGGAAGACCCTGCCCGTCGCCCTCGCCGGCTTCCAGTCCACGAACGGGACGGACACGCCGCTGCTGATGGCCGCCTCCATCGTCGTCGTGCTGCCGTGCATCGTCATCTTCTTCATCGCACAGAAGCAGATCGTCGGCGGCGTCACGTTCACGGGGAACAGGTGA
- a CDS encoding sugar ABC transporter permease, whose amino-acid sequence MNPIIQTLENLLGLVGVEPGARPIGAFILIVAVVAAVLGIGFRIAVRRRWMRPTTAAFWLFASPWIFGFLLFTLGPMVYSLGLSLFHWDLISPATFAGFDNYTKAASDPLLGQAIKVTLTFAVVSVPLQTVLSLGVALLMNIDVRGIHIFRTIWYLPSLVQGVAQTVLFLWVFNPSYGLVNGLLGAVGIQGPSWFGDPNWALPAVIIMSLWTVGGNMIIYLAGLQDVPTELYEAARLDGAGRIREVWSITIPQISPVIFFNVVTGMIAAMQIFTQGYLVPSSTGSANGGGPGNSLLFLVYYLYQNAFRMFQMGYASALAWILLLMILVLTALMFRGSAFWVYYESARPARERRRAARVR is encoded by the coding sequence GTGAATCCCATCATCCAGACACTCGAGAACCTTCTCGGACTCGTCGGCGTCGAGCCGGGAGCGCGCCCGATCGGCGCCTTCATCCTCATCGTCGCCGTCGTGGCAGCCGTGCTCGGAATCGGATTCCGGATCGCCGTGAGGCGGCGGTGGATGCGTCCCACCACCGCCGCCTTCTGGCTCTTCGCGTCGCCGTGGATCTTCGGGTTCCTGCTGTTCACGCTGGGCCCGATGGTCTATTCGCTCGGCCTCTCGCTGTTCCACTGGGACCTGATCTCGCCGGCCACCTTCGCCGGGTTCGACAACTACACGAAGGCGGCGAGCGACCCGTTGCTCGGTCAGGCGATCAAGGTGACCCTGACCTTCGCGGTGGTGAGCGTGCCCCTGCAGACCGTGCTCTCGCTCGGAGTCGCGCTGCTGATGAACATCGACGTCCGCGGCATCCACATCTTCCGGACGATCTGGTACCTCCCGAGCCTCGTGCAGGGTGTCGCTCAGACCGTGCTCTTCCTGTGGGTGTTCAACCCCAGCTACGGACTGGTGAACGGGCTGCTCGGAGCGGTCGGCATCCAGGGCCCGAGCTGGTTCGGCGACCCGAACTGGGCGCTGCCCGCGGTCATCATCATGAGCCTGTGGACGGTCGGCGGGAACATGATCATCTACCTGGCGGGCCTGCAGGACGTGCCGACCGAGCTCTACGAGGCGGCGCGGCTCGACGGCGCCGGGCGGATCCGCGAGGTGTGGAGCATCACGATCCCGCAGATCAGCCCGGTGATCTTCTTCAATGTCGTGACGGGAATGATCGCGGCGATGCAGATCTTCACCCAGGGCTACCTGGTGCCGTCCAGCACGGGGAGCGCGAACGGGGGAGGGCCGGGCAACTCCCTGCTGTTCCTCGTCTACTACCTGTACCAGAACGCGTTCCGGATGTTCCAGATGGGCTACGCGTCCGCTCTGGCGTGGATCCTGCTGCTGATGATCCTCGTGCTCACCGCCCTGATGTTCCGGGGGAGCGCGTTCTGGGTCTACTACGAGTCGGCCCGCCCGGCCCGAGAGAGGAGGCGGGCAGCCCGTGTCCGTTGA
- a CDS encoding glycosyl hydrolase family 28-related protein: MDAAGTIIDVTEFGADPNGSADSTPAIAAALAAASTAAGPVTVDFPPGRYELWPESASRRELDVTNTVGDDERFRVKTIAVLIENADRLTLRGDGALLRTHGRQTAIAVLDSTDVTIAGIAIDYAVPTVVDATVVETGVEDGHGYCVVCIPETNPFRVEGRSVVWTGGASPETGQPYWEGRDGMAYTQMHDPVAQRTWRVDGSPLFEGVERLRRDGRRLRIEYATAEEPDTRGLVFQMRDTVRDHPGVLFSECTGVVLRDVQAHYLHGLGVVAQLCRDVTIDRVTFRAPRKQGRSSAAFADFLQLASLEGDVVIRGCVFDGPHDDPINVHGSYLAVTAVGDDTLALSYPHPETSGLPVLRVGDDIEVVDARTLRRVAGPLAVLTVDGPSGRDRDHDPRTATITLAAPLPPGLTGREGLVVENVTRTPAVSIAGNRFVNVPTRGILVTTRRPVRIESNVFDGITMAGVFIAGDAVDWYESGPVHDVRIRGNRFLRVDAPAVLVAPSTAGAGGTGARVHGRIVVEENLFETAAGPVVDAHDVAELVVRANAIDVAEGDAVRSSAVDRSTVEGNGPHQSWTVPSASRL, from the coding sequence ATGGATGCCGCGGGCACGATCATCGACGTCACGGAGTTCGGCGCCGATCCGAACGGCAGCGCCGACTCGACCCCGGCCATCGCCGCCGCGCTCGCCGCGGCATCGACCGCCGCCGGCCCCGTCACCGTCGACTTCCCTCCCGGCCGCTACGAGCTGTGGCCGGAGAGCGCGTCGCGCCGAGAGCTCGACGTCACCAACACGGTCGGGGACGATGAGCGCTTCCGCGTCAAGACGATCGCCGTCCTCATCGAGAACGCCGACCGCCTCACCCTCCGCGGTGACGGCGCCCTGCTCCGAACCCACGGCCGCCAGACGGCCATCGCCGTGCTGGACTCCACCGATGTCACCATCGCCGGGATCGCGATCGACTACGCCGTTCCCACGGTCGTGGACGCCACGGTGGTCGAGACCGGCGTCGAGGACGGCCACGGGTACTGCGTGGTGTGCATCCCGGAGACCAACCCTTTCCGGGTCGAGGGCCGGTCCGTCGTCTGGACCGGCGGTGCGAGCCCCGAGACCGGGCAGCCGTACTGGGAGGGCCGCGACGGCATGGCGTACACGCAGATGCACGATCCGGTCGCGCAGCGCACCTGGCGGGTGGACGGCTCCCCGCTGTTCGAGGGCGTCGAGCGGCTGCGGCGCGACGGCCGGCGGCTGCGGATCGAATATGCGACGGCGGAGGAGCCGGACACGCGCGGACTCGTCTTCCAGATGCGCGACACGGTGCGGGATCACCCCGGGGTGCTGTTCTCGGAGTGCACGGGGGTCGTTCTCCGCGATGTGCAGGCGCACTACCTGCACGGCCTCGGCGTCGTCGCCCAGCTCTGCCGCGACGTCACCATCGACCGGGTGACGTTCCGGGCGCCGCGAAAGCAGGGCCGGAGCTCCGCTGCCTTCGCGGACTTCCTCCAGCTGGCCTCGCTCGAGGGCGATGTGGTCATCCGCGGCTGCGTCTTCGACGGTCCTCACGATGACCCGATCAACGTCCACGGCAGCTACCTCGCCGTCACCGCGGTCGGCGACGACACGCTCGCGTTGAGCTACCCGCATCCCGAGACGTCGGGTCTGCCGGTGCTCCGTGTCGGCGACGACATCGAGGTGGTGGACGCGCGCACCCTCCGGCGGGTCGCCGGCCCGCTGGCCGTCCTGACCGTCGACGGGCCGTCCGGTCGCGACCGCGACCACGACCCGCGCACCGCGACGATCACGCTGGCTGCGCCGCTTCCTCCCGGGCTGACGGGACGGGAGGGGCTCGTGGTGGAGAACGTGACGCGGACGCCCGCGGTGTCGATCGCCGGCAATCGATTCGTCAACGTCCCCACCCGCGGCATCCTCGTGACCACGCGCCGGCCCGTGCGGATCGAGTCCAACGTCTTCGACGGCATCACCATGGCCGGGGTCTTCATCGCCGGTGACGCGGTCGACTGGTACGAGTCGGGTCCCGTCCACGACGTCCGGATCCGGGGCAACCGCTTCCTCCGCGTCGACGCGCCCGCCGTGCTCGTCGCGCCGAGCACGGCGGGCGCGGGAGGCACCGGCGCGCGCGTCCACGGCCGGATCGTCGTCGAGGAGAACCTCTTCGAGACCGCCGCGGGGCCGGTCGTCGACGCGCACGACGTCGCCGAGCTCGTCGTCCGCGCGAACGCGATCGACGTGGCGGAGGGCGACGCGGTGCGCAGCTCGGCGGTCGATCGCAGCACGGTGGAGGGCAACGGCCCTCACCAGTCGTGGACGGTGCCGTCCGCGAGCCGGTTGTAG
- a CDS encoding DNA polymerase domain-containing protein: protein MSPSSKSETFLEVDGHEVRISSPGKVVFPEPGLTKLDLARYYIAVAEGALRGAGGRPMVLKRFVKGLSQEPFFQKRVPEGHPDYIDTATLRYASGTSAEEAVLRNAAGLAWVSNLGCLDLNPHAVRAEDLDHPDELRVDLDPMPGVDWSQIVDVAFVAREVLQDHGLTGWPKTSGSRGLHILVRIEPRWGFADVRLAAETLAREVENRAPGLATAHWWKEERGESVFVDFNQNAKDRTVASAYSIRPLPDARVSTPLDWDEVRSRRPEEFTVPTVLPRFAERGDPHEDIDAKAGSLEALLGLAKRLGPAEKPPRSGDGAGRRVSQMPLIEVARTKTKPEALDALERWKTANPAVAERLHPADELVDGMRGSSSQWYRVRINLQHVPEADRPAQGALVADYDPWAGREWPGGSTA, encoded by the coding sequence ATGAGCCCGTCTTCGAAGTCCGAGACGTTCCTGGAGGTCGACGGCCACGAGGTGCGCATCTCGAGTCCCGGCAAGGTCGTCTTCCCCGAGCCCGGCCTCACGAAGCTCGACCTCGCGCGCTACTACATCGCCGTCGCCGAGGGTGCGCTGCGCGGCGCGGGCGGTCGGCCGATGGTGCTCAAACGCTTCGTGAAGGGGCTGAGCCAGGAGCCGTTCTTCCAGAAGCGCGTCCCGGAGGGGCACCCCGACTACATCGACACCGCGACACTCCGGTACGCGAGCGGCACGTCCGCGGAGGAGGCGGTGCTGCGGAACGCCGCCGGGCTCGCCTGGGTGTCCAACCTCGGCTGCCTCGACCTGAACCCGCACGCCGTGCGCGCGGAGGACCTCGACCATCCCGACGAGCTCCGCGTCGACCTGGACCCGATGCCCGGCGTCGACTGGTCGCAGATCGTCGACGTCGCCTTCGTCGCCCGAGAGGTGCTGCAGGACCACGGCCTGACCGGCTGGCCGAAGACGAGCGGCTCGCGCGGCCTGCACATCCTCGTCCGCATCGAGCCGCGCTGGGGCTTCGCGGACGTCCGGCTCGCGGCCGAGACGCTCGCCCGGGAGGTCGAGAACCGCGCCCCGGGACTCGCCACCGCGCACTGGTGGAAAGAGGAGCGAGGCGAGAGCGTGTTCGTCGACTTCAACCAGAACGCGAAGGACCGCACGGTCGCCTCCGCCTACTCCATCCGCCCGCTGCCGGACGCGCGCGTCTCCACCCCGCTCGACTGGGACGAGGTGCGCTCCAGGCGGCCGGAGGAGTTCACCGTCCCGACCGTGTTGCCGCGCTTCGCCGAGCGCGGAGACCCGCACGAGGACATCGACGCGAAGGCCGGTTCCCTGGAGGCGCTGCTCGGGCTCGCGAAGCGTCTCGGGCCGGCGGAGAAGCCGCCGCGATCGGGGGACGGCGCCGGCCGCCGGGTCTCGCAGATGCCGCTCATCGAGGTGGCACGCACCAAGACGAAGCCCGAGGCCCTGGATGCGCTGGAGCGCTGGAAGACCGCGAACCCGGCCGTCGCCGAGCGCCTGCACCCCGCCGACGAGTTGGTCGACGGCATGCGCGGCTCCAGCTCGCAGTGGTATCGCGTCCGCATCAACCTGCAGCACGTCCCTGAGGCGGACCGCCCGGCCCAGGGCGCGCTGGTCGCGGACTACGACCCGTGGGCGGGGCGGGAGTGGCCCGGCGGTTCTACCGCGTGA
- a CDS encoding glycoside hydrolase family 36 protein produces the protein MTQNIVEDRVWFPGAPADAVSYSRTVDEASGLRVSVLAAAGSALPELMVRGSGAGLQLEAGADGDGPFTLSLSLPLRDPVTLWTPGSEVPHGTMPASWADARRISALDGVAIGCLLTTGDRAALTYGAETEGAPLSVRGGVVEETAELLVAFETERPGAVLRVRVDLTGGAFAESVRGIGAWLGRDVPASSSRDERPVFCTWYYAHQDVRQDDLQRQAERAAGLGFGTVIVDDGWQTGEHERGYGSAGDWRPDGRKLPDPRGLTSRLESLGLATMWWIGTPFLGERSDAYGNPALPILYEVPELDAAVLDVRSPAARRHITDRAIALLAEAGGDGFKLDFLERFARPVETPPPADADHDSAEDAALTLVRELVERARQVRPELMVELREPYIGADIRALASMVRVEDCPVSPVENRVGIADLRLVAPGTAVHSDPVMWAESDSPSRVAHQLLSAIMGVPQVSADLIGMRHDHAEVLAFWLGFWTRNADTILHGRFLPRRPDLSYPVMEAQGESAVVIVRYAPVAVRIPAGEWRSIAIANADQEEEVPILGAVGGYRLEVRDARGRLVSDERTDRAPAFARIPSGGLATLTR, from the coding sequence GTGACGCAGAACATCGTGGAGGACCGGGTCTGGTTCCCGGGGGCGCCGGCCGACGCCGTCTCCTACAGCAGGACCGTGGATGAGGCGTCCGGGCTGCGGGTGTCCGTGCTCGCGGCCGCCGGTTCCGCACTGCCCGAGCTCATGGTGCGGGGGAGCGGCGCCGGCCTCCAGCTCGAGGCGGGGGCGGACGGCGATGGTCCGTTCACGCTCTCGCTCAGCCTGCCCCTGCGCGACCCGGTGACCCTCTGGACGCCGGGAAGCGAGGTGCCGCACGGGACCATGCCGGCGTCGTGGGCGGACGCGCGCCGGATCTCCGCTCTCGACGGCGTCGCGATCGGCTGCCTGCTGACGACAGGCGACCGCGCGGCTCTGACGTATGGGGCCGAGACGGAGGGGGCTCCGCTCTCGGTGCGAGGCGGCGTCGTCGAGGAGACGGCGGAACTGCTGGTCGCGTTCGAGACGGAGCGCCCCGGCGCCGTCCTGCGGGTCCGTGTCGACCTCACCGGCGGTGCGTTCGCCGAGTCGGTCCGCGGGATCGGCGCGTGGCTCGGCCGCGACGTGCCCGCGTCGTCGAGCCGCGACGAGCGACCCGTGTTCTGCACCTGGTACTACGCCCACCAGGACGTGCGCCAGGACGATCTGCAGCGGCAGGCGGAGCGGGCGGCCGGCCTCGGGTTCGGCACGGTCATCGTCGACGACGGCTGGCAGACCGGCGAGCACGAGCGGGGGTACGGGTCCGCCGGCGACTGGCGTCCGGACGGCCGGAAGCTGCCCGACCCGCGCGGACTGACCTCGAGGCTGGAGTCGCTCGGGCTCGCGACGATGTGGTGGATCGGCACCCCGTTCCTGGGCGAACGGTCCGACGCGTACGGCAACCCGGCCCTGCCCATCCTGTACGAGGTGCCGGAGCTGGATGCGGCGGTCCTGGACGTGCGCTCGCCCGCCGCGCGACGCCACATCACCGACCGGGCGATCGCACTGCTCGCCGAGGCGGGCGGCGACGGGTTCAAGCTGGACTTCCTGGAACGGTTCGCCCGGCCGGTCGAGACCCCGCCGCCGGCGGACGCCGACCACGACAGCGCGGAGGATGCCGCGCTCACACTCGTCCGCGAGCTCGTGGAGCGCGCCAGGCAGGTTCGGCCGGAGCTCATGGTGGAACTGCGCGAGCCGTACATCGGAGCCGATATCCGCGCGCTCGCATCGATGGTCCGGGTGGAGGACTGCCCGGTCAGCCCGGTCGAGAATCGCGTGGGCATCGCCGACCTCCGGCTCGTCGCACCAGGGACGGCCGTCCACTCCGACCCGGTCATGTGGGCGGAGTCGGACTCGCCCTCCCGGGTCGCGCATCAGCTGCTGAGCGCCATCATGGGCGTGCCGCAGGTCTCCGCCGACCTGATCGGGATGCGCCACGACCATGCCGAGGTCCTCGCGTTCTGGCTGGGATTCTGGACGCGGAACGCCGACACCATCCTGCACGGGCGCTTCCTCCCTCGCCGCCCCGACCTCTCCTATCCGGTGATGGAGGCGCAGGGAGAGAGCGCCGTCGTGATCGTCCGGTATGCCCCCGTCGCCGTCCGGATCCCTGCCGGGGAGTGGCGGAGCATCGCGATCGCGAATGCGGATCAGGAGGAGGAGGTGCCGATCCTCGGCGCGGTCGGCGGCTACCGGCTCGAGGTGCGGGACGCGCGCGGTCGGCTCGTCTCCGATGAGCGGACCGACAGGGCGCCCGCGTTCGCGCGCATCCCGAGCGGAGGCCTGGCGACCCTCACGCGGTAG